Sequence from the Ursus arctos isolate Adak ecotype North America unplaced genomic scaffold, UrsArc2.0 scaffold_20, whole genome shotgun sequence genome:
TATGATATTTTTGTTACtggagcctgaatggactaagacagaaCAGGAGTGAGGAACAAAAACTACTTAACCCACACTCTTTCATACAGATTGTTAACTCAAAATCTTAAAAGGCAACACTTGACAGAAAAGTCAGTGTGAAAAGTGTCACTCTTGAGTGTCACTCAAGTAGCAATCAGTCTCATGTGGTTTTCACTTCCTCGTTTTAATGTgtttctggagaagaaaaatcTTCAGTCAAATTGATCAACTGCTTTTCAACATGCACATGTTCACATTCTAAATAaagaacagttttatttatttattttttattttaaagattttatttatttattggacagagagagagacagccagcgagagagggaacacaagcagggggagtgggagaggaagaagcaggctcatagcagaagagcctgatgtggggctcgatcctataacgctgggatcacgccctgagccaaaggcagacgcttaaccgctgtgccacccaggcgcccctaaagaacagttttaaaacaaaaatccgAAAGTTGTAcattctgattccatttatataacactcttgaaatgacaaaattactgAGGACAGATCAGTGGATGCCCATGGTTAGAGGTGGAAAGAGGGTCTGACTATAAAAGGAGagcatctttttcttctttttctagagagaaagagcatgtgtccagtgggggaggtggtggtgcagagagagaaccttaagtaggttccacatccagggcagagcctgacacggggcttgacttcaccaccctgagatcatgacctgagccgaaatcaagagtcggacgcttaactggatgagccacccaggcgccccagggtagcGTCTTCTTTGTGATGATGGAGCAGTTCTATATTCTGACagtggtggttacatgaatctACATAAGTGATCAAATTTCTTAgtaccatatacacacacaaactggtgaaatccaaatagGGATTATAGTTTAGTACATACTACTGTACAAGCACCGATTTGCTGGTATTAATAATGTACTATGGTTATATATTATCATTGGAGAAACCTAGGTGAAGGGTACATGAGAACTCCCTTTATTGTTTTTGCAACTTCTTATAAGTCTTAAGTTATATCAATATATAAGGCTTTTTAAAAGACcatcatttttaataatgtttgttcACAATATGGCAAGAAATTAAACCAATCAAAAGTTTGGggaaaagtttttcttctttttcctttttttttttttttaaagattttatttatttgagagagacacacagagggacagtgagagggaaaaggagactgcccactgagcagggagcccgatgtggggctcgatcccaggaccctgagatcatgacctagctgaaggcagacgcttaaccgactgagccacccaggtgcctctggaaaAGAGTTTTTCAACATTTCTCAAGAACGGATTTGCTTGGGAATACCGAACAAAAgtgtttcattaaaataaaaaattgaatagaTCAAGATTTTGTACTAAGGTAAAAATAAAGTCCATGAAACAAAAGTACAAACCACAGCTACTTTAAAACTGGTGAAACTGTTGGTTTTATTCTTTATGCCAGATATGTCTATTTTAGGGGAACTAATTATCAATTGAATTCATCATAAAAATCATATTGAGTCACTACAGTCTTGTTTGTACATATAAATCactatttaaagcaaatattttatttcatacgTTCTTACACAGAAGCATAACTATGAAAAAGTGCTGTAAGACATTTTGGAACACTAAGATACTTTACTAGATTTAATCAGTTTGAGTAACTTATACAAGAATAAATGGATATACAAAGTGTATTAGAAGACAcataaaatcaggggcgcctgggtggcacagcggttaagcgtctgccttcggctcagggcgtgatcctggcgttctgggatcgagccccacatcaggctcccccgctatgagcctgcttcttcctctcccactccccctgcttgtgttccctctctcgctgactgtctctatctctgtcaaataaataaataaaatctttaaaaaaaaaaaaaaaagaagacacataaAATCAGATTCATAACAGAACATAAACTATATTACAagttaataaaagcaaaaataagtacgGATTCAAAAGTTCAATAACGAAAACAATTTTTCTACATATGACTTTCTAATgaggaatttattttaattagaagTGACTGAATGTGCAGTACCTATCAATGTAGGACAATAActccattttgaaaaaattatctcAGTGGCCTCAACCAGATTAGAAATACGGGTTTCACGTAATAAGCTGATTAGAAATATGGGTTTCACGTAAGGGCCACTGTTTTATATGCCTGGCATCCAGGACCCACCTTTTAGAAGACTCTAATTTTCCAGGGGAAACTATCCAAGGGTGAGAATATAATTTAGTCCTGGTGATTCGATTAAAAATTGACTGATTCAAAGATGAGCAAGATCCAGCTGAGCCAAAGTCAACCAGCATTGAGACTCGCAAAAAATGTGCTTTCCTTTGGGGCTGCTGAGCTGGTTGAATGTAAATATGGAGAATGTTAGCCTGagaatgaattttgttttaaatatttatttatttattttagagaaagagcgcACACATGCAAcccggaggggcagagggagagaaagatggaaagaatcccaagcagaccgccccccacccccagagtgcagagcccacagtgagaggcttaatctcaggaccccaagaccatgacctgagctgaaatccagtcGGGTGCTCAAgggattgagctacccaggcgtgcTTGGGCTTTTGTCATTTCCAATTAAAAGTTGTAACTAACAAAATTTACTGTCCAAATTAATTTAAACTCCAAAATCCCATgagtttaagtttaaaaaaaagattttggaagtAAAAGAATCTATTACTGGCTGAAATATCTATACTAACAACgtttaaaaaattaaccagtgtgttcaagtaaaagaaaaatggaccATGGATTTGAATGACTAAATACAATCCTGATTCTGCTAATTTGCAACGtgaatctctctgggcctctatGAATATGAGAATATGAGGAAAAGAATGATTATCTCACCTTTAAGCTCTTACAAAGTCCTTGATTTTAAGCATTGTAAGAAAATTGTCATTCTTAATTAATCTGACTATAAATGAAGTGATTATCCTTCATTATTTTATTCCTCCATCAAACATCTAGAGTGTCTATTGTTTACCATGCCTGTACCTGGTACTGAGAAGATAGGGATGAGTAAAACTTTGCCCCTGCCACCAAGGAGTTCACAGTCAAGCAAGGCAGAAAAGCATCTAAACAATCAGATAATTAAcctatgtggaaaaaaaaaaattcaaatatatatgagGTACAAAAATAGCCTGGGACTGACTGATCATCTGGGAAGAGtgaagaaaaacttcaaaaagcAATGAtgtttgaaatgaattttaaaagatgaaaagaagtaaGCCAAATTAAGAGGAACAGGATAGTCCTAGACTGAAGAGGTAGATTTTTTGAGGGTTTTATAAGCAGTTCAATATTGATGAAGCACAAAATACGGTGGCAGACAAGGAAATGCAAAGAGCTCTTCAAGGATTATGAAGGGTTCCATATGCTATGCTAAACAGGATGGAATTTACCCTGTTAGCACTGAGAAGACCCTGTAAGgatttttaaaggagagaaaatttaTCAGATAAGTTTAATGTACTATTTTTTATTAGAGTTCAAATAAGCATTCCAAAACTGTGAATAACATACTAGTTATCTTCatgaagctaaagaaaaaaattcatttaattatgtaattatgcCTTTTAAACAGTATTTGCCTGCCATAATCATCTAACAAATTATCTCAGTATTTGATAAATATCTGATGAAGGAACTGCAGTAGCCAGATTGATATGAGTGGATGTGGTGTTTAATAATAAAGATCTTAAAATGTAGAATGGGAAAAAGTGCAAAAGTTTTTTAAGGTTCCTTTCAAGTCTCAGGGGACATAACCCCCTTCCTCAAAAGTAGACAACCTTTCTGTTAATGACTTTTTGCCTTCCGTGCAAGCTATCCATGACTTTAAAAAAGCCtctattcttttctctcccaACTTCCCTCTCTTTATTTGATACTCATATGAGAATCCCAAGCACTACCGTGGTCCAGTCTTCCCAGGCGCAGTCCAAGACTAAGTTAATTATCTTTTCCAAAATTATAAACTCTGCCTCCTCTTCAAAATCTCAGGAATCCTCTCATGTTCAAATTCGAAAATGCTCATAATCATTTCAACATCAAACGTTGCTAGATCTCTTCTATATTGCTCACTGCTACAACCCCAGAGCACACTTTTATCACTTTAAATTTACACTACCACAGCTCTACTCTCTCTATCCGGTCCTACAAATCTCATTAAAGCAAGCAGCGCAGAATTGGGTATTACTTAAGTTCGGGTGTATTTTATGTGTGTGCTCATTCTAGGGACTTAGTCATTTGTTTATGTTTGTCCCTTATTAAAGAGATAAACGATTTCTCACTGTCAACAAGGTCTGTCACCAGATAAGGGTTCGTATAAAACCAGTGTTGTACACCCGGGGCAACAAATTCAACTAGCACTTTCCGatcttattttccttcctcaatTCCAGTGGAACTTGAAGCGACGGGGAGGAATGATGGATGGGCCAAAAGGGAGGGGAATGCTGAAGCCCAGAGGCGGGGGCCTCACTTCCGATTGCCACGCTACACCAAGAAACCCAAAAGGCTCTCTAGCTCTTCTACAGCCCACAAGGAAAGGTGGATCAGACACCAGTGTTTCTCGAGTTATCCCCAAGagcaaagacacaaaaagaaactgctctgaaaaacagTCCCTTGCTCGTTCAGGACTTACCTGTCAGGAGCGGCGTGGACGGCGCCATCTTGTCCCGGAAAGAGAAACCCACGCGCTTGGGTCAGAGTTCACGAGGGCCAAACCCGGCCCCTACACGTCTTCTCAGGCGTGGAAACTGCGCATAGCTGTTTCCGGTATCACAAGCCTCGGGGCCAATTCACTTCCGGTTGGAGAGAGCCCCGGAAAAGGAGCCCGAAGGCGCACGCGCAGCTCCGGAACAACACTTTAAAGAGCGTCAGGGGGCTGGGTTAGGGCCGGTGCGCCCGCCTTagtcctccctctgcttctgttttagCAGGCGGAGCCCGCACTTCCGCGGGGCGGAGCCCGCCCAGTGCTGACGTTGGCAGCCGAACCCGAAGTAGTTCGAGGCTACGGACAGCGCTGCCCGGTTGTTGCgttgcatttccttcctctttcactccACGCTCCCGGCGGCGGCCAGAGCGGCGGCGCAAGAATATCCCGGCGGCCTGCTGTCGTCCCGCGCGCCCGCCTCTCGGCCGGCCAGTCCGCCGTCGTCAGTCGCTCGGCACTCGCGCTCGCCTAGCCCAGGCCCAGCGGCCGGAGCTAGCGCCCCGCCTGAGAGCCTCCTAGCTCCGGCGGCACAGGCTCCGGGAGCAGAGCGTCGCGGCGGCCCAAGGGGAGGCGAGCGAGCGAGTCCAGGGGGTGGCTGGGCAGGTGGTGGCGCCGGGAAGATGGTCGCCAAGCAGCGAATCCGTATGGCCAACGAGAAGCACAGCAAGAACATCACCCAGCGCGGCAACGTCGCCAAGACCTCGGTAAGGAAAGAGCAGGCGCCCCTCGGTCCAGCAGCCTGGGCTCAGGCCCGGGTCGTAGGGCCGCGTCGATTTCTCCCCCAGGCTAGGGGACCGAGGCCACGAGCTGGACTCTAAGTTGGCgggggcaggctgggggagggggttcgGGAACGTGGGTGCTGGAGCTTGGCGGTTCGGGAACGGAGGGGAAACCTGTGAGGTGAGAGGACCTGGTCACCTGGCCCGAGGTGTAGGCTGCAGGAGCTCGGGGTCGGAGTGGGGTTTTGCATTTGAAAAGCGAATTTTCATTTTTGCAGAGAAATGCTCCCGAAGAGAAGGCGTCTGTAGGACCCTGGTTATTGGCtctcttcatttttgttgtttgtggtTCTGGTAAGTGTTTTGGGGCTACCATTGGGTAGGGCGTTGGATGTAGGGTTTGGATGACGTGGTGACCCATCAGTGGTGAATCCTACCAGCGTAGTTTTCAACTCACCTGCCGGGAGCACCACATAAGTCTCTTTCATCCGAACGAATTCCTTGTCCCACATATGCACAGAGGGTGGTGCTCCAGAAACTTCTCACAGCTTGATTTGTGCTCACAGGAGATCAGAAAACGAGGTCAGATCCTTAGTTAGTAATGATCAAGTTGGAAGAAATTtagaccaaaacaaaaaaccttcatgGAATGAGAATTCAGAATGTTTTGCAGCCTCATTATCGATACATTTGCAAAAAGCTTAGGAACATGGTGTATGCATGGACGTTGAACTTAATTTAACGTGTCCCAGAATCTAATGTCTTTTTATCAAAATtgggtatattttatataaagtaaaGCTCTTGCAAAGAATTGAATCCGCATAAAGGAAACGGACCTGACTTAATGTATGAGATAAATGTTTTTAGATTAAAGAAACGTTTGGCATATGGTAGGAAAAATAAGTTATCAGATTAGCCTGCTGTTAATAGATTCTTGCCTCTGCAAATTACAGAATATCTTTCCTCtctccatttattattttaatgtgcaAGTTGTTGATACTGAAGtacatgtttctgtttttacattCTGACATTCTAAAGTTACTGAGGTTTCTCTTAAACATTTCACTTTGCCTGCCTCCTAAACTTACTAGTAGAAGCTCTCTTGATAAATGGCCAAGAGCCAAGCAATTTATATAACCTAAAGATTATCAAATTTCAGCTTTGTGAGAATGAGGAAACATGGTTATATTACAGGCCAGGCCTTAAAAAGACACTTAATATTTTGggaataaatcaaaataattctATGCTAGAAAAACCTGTTTGCTTTGGTGCTTTAAGTTCTTTCTAAAACGATTGTGTATTGCAAAATCTCTTGGACATTTCGACGTAAAATTCAGAgaacctgaaatttaaaaatataatttagacaTTCAGTTGTTAGAGTAGgcttgtcttcattttttatttcaatgaagtTACATAGCATTTGCAAGTAATTTTAAGGGTGCTCTTGGATTCTTGTGAACTACCGTAATAAGTATTTGTCAGTTGCCAGACctattttattcaaaatgtgCTTACTAAAtcatttgctctttctctttacaGCAATTTTCCAGATTATTCAAAGTATCAGGATGGGCATGTGAAGTGACTGACCTTAAGATGTTTCCATTCTCCTGTGAATTTTAACTTGAACTCATTCCTGATGTT
This genomic interval carries:
- the SERP1 gene encoding stress-associated endoplasmic reticulum protein 1; translated protein: MVAKQRIRMANEKHSKNITQRGNVAKTSRNAPEEKASVGPWLLALFIFVVCGSAIFQIIQSIRMGM